Proteins co-encoded in one Gossypium arboreum isolate Shixiya-1 chromosome 11, ASM2569848v2, whole genome shotgun sequence genomic window:
- the LOC108472776 gene encoding uncharacterized protein LOC108472776 encodes MEKSIQFKSQILHYTTNSFLNPFLESTISLQAFNCSWKSPIFTVSPLLSPKTQIQKPIICARRSKRRKGSDRSTKLALELLSILASNLRILPQPLDLIVQNLVAADEEGLGFLNGFNGVRFKGWKKPTMRRRNGKKILGFLVILGSCILCLLFGKEISSDMLFGILGLIFFVFALIKEWRRGFKAWVFGVCCVGVSVGLGLRGNEAMKWIREIRVPSSSSSVMEIVRRGKRRSKWTF; translated from the coding sequence ATGGAGAAGAGCATTCAATTCAAATCCCAAATCCTTCACTACACAACCAATAGTTTCTTAAACCCATTTCTCGAATCCACCATTTCTCTTCAAGCTTTTAATTGTTCATGGAAATCTCCCATTTTCACCGTTTCTCCTTTGCTTTCACCCAAAACCCAGATCCAAAAACCAATTATTTGCGCAAGAAGAAGCAAAAGAAGAAAGGGGTCTGACAGATCGACAAAGCTTGCACTCGAGTTGCTGTCAATTTTGGCTTCGAATCTCAGGATCTTACCTCAACCGTTGGATCTGATCGTTCAAAATTTAGTTGCTGCAGATGAAGAAGGGCTTGGGTTTTTGAACGGTTTCAATGGAGTAAGATTTAAAGGATGGAAAAAGCCAACAATGCGAAGAAGAAACGGGAAGAAAATTTTAGGGTTCTTAGTAATTTTAGGGTCTTGTATTCTTTGCTTGTTGTTTGGGAAAGAGATAAGTAGTGATATGCTTTTTGGGATCTTAGGGTTAATCTTTTTTGTGTTTGCATTGATTAAGGAGTGGAGAAGGGGGTTTAAAGCTTGGGTTTTTGGGGTCTGTTGTGTTGGGGTTTCTGTTGGATTGGGATTAAGGGGAAATGAAGCAATGAAATGGATTAGAGAAATTAGGGTtccttcatcttcttcttcagtgATGGAGATCGTAAGGAGAGGCAAAAGAAGAAGCAAATGGACATTTTAA
- the LOC108472798 gene encoding alpha-crystallin domain-containing protein 22.3-like — protein MSGDSPMASPLRSKNENGENNEHTSPQQLVLDVAPLNCVPYVGPTNPDDKSVSPEENTDDTETIGPAMIFLPSETTSEDLDSIVACTKHGVALTGAAATGTMGPIIGLVDIGVLEDSYYFRVSLPGVSPDKKDFSCDIESDGKVLIKGLTTTGEKLVVKNSQVFHMLTQNLCPSGHFTVSFKLPGPVDPEKVTSCLANGLLEAVVKKR, from the exons ATGTCAGGTGACTCTCCAATGGCTTCTCCATTAAG GTCTAAAAATGAAAATGGTGAAAACAATGAGCACACAAGTCCCCAGCAACTAGTTCTTGATGTAGCTCCTCTCAATTGTGTGCCATATGTTGGCCCGACAAATCCAGATGATAAGTCTGTCTCACCTGAAGAGAATACTGATGACACAGAAACAATCGGTCCTGCTATGATATTTCTGCCTTCCGAAACAACCAGTGAGGATTTGGATAGTATCGTGGCTTGTACCAAACATGGAGTTGCTTTGACTGGGGCTGCAGCAACTGGAACAATGGGACCGATCATAGGGTTAGTGGACATCGGTGTATTAGAGGATTCGTACTATTTTCGTGTCTCCCTTCCTGGAGTATCACCGGATAAAA AAGACTTCAGCTGTGACATCGAGTCTGATGGAAAAGTGCTAATCAAAGGGCTAACAACAACCGGTGAGAAACTAGTAGTCAAGAACTCTCAAGTCTTTCACATGCTAACACAAAATCTATGCCCATCTGGACACTTCACTGTTTCATTCAAGCTACCGGGTCCTGTCGATCCCGAAAAAGTTACTAgctgtttagctaatggattgcTTGAAGCCGTTGTGAAGAAAAGGTAA
- the LOC108470927 gene encoding receptor-like cytosolic serine/threonine-protein kinase RBK2 isoform X1, whose protein sequence is MADINDQKQATLSSDSIGSGDRPEQNFEDMVVQARHRRQEAMVSSYGSAHELRGPNIEKEKQDRSSPKGVIEACFEGSESNKNSPDNSPHAVVSCTGSVALSNWKKLFQLWKRRSKKHFASIPILSASKRSRKSSKRVEEDPMMQELYNYKSSLQNFSLPELRAATDNFNRENIIGMGGYSIVYKGCLKDGRFVAIKRATKGTSDEMTAAFLSELGIIAHVNHPNTATLIGCGVEGGMHLVFQLSPFGSLASVLHGSKGILDWSKRYKIALGTADGLTYLHESCERRIIHRDIKAENILLTENFEPQICDFGLAKWLPKQWTHHNVSKFEGTFGYLAPEYFMHGLVNEKTDVYAFGVLLLELIAGRRVLDDQQQSIVIWAKPLLDKNDIKGLIDPSLGDDYDPKEANRMVSTASLCIEHSPILRPQMSQVTVRLRCDGHLANCCKKSWNRSIRRTYSNELLDAQEYNSTKHLNSIDRLREID, encoded by the exons ATGGCTGACATTAATGACCAGAAACAAGCAACTTTAAG TTCGGACTCCATCGGTTCAGGCGATAGGCCGGAGCAGAACTTCGAAGATATGGTTGTTCAAGCAAGACATAGAAGACAAGAGGCTATGGTTTCTTCATATGGATCCGCCCATG AATTACGGGGCCCCAACATCGAAAAGGAGAAACAAGATAGATCGTCTCCAAAAGGAGTTATAGAAGCATGCTTTGAAGGCTCGGAATCCAACAAAAATTCACCTGATAATAGCCCGCACGCAGTAGTTAGTTGCACAGGTTCGGTAGCACTTTCTAACTGGAAAAAACTCTTCCAATTATGGAAAAGAAGATCGAAAAAGCACTTCGCTTCGATCCCCATTCTCTCTGCATCGAAGCGATCAAGAAAGAGCAGCAAGAGGGTGGAAGAGGATCCTATGATGCAAGAATTGTACAACTACAAGTCTTCTTTACAAAACTTTAGCCTACCCGAGCTCCGAGCTGCAACTGACAACTTTAACCGCG AAAACATAATTGGAATGGGTGGTTACTCAATAGTCTACAAGGGTTGTTTGAAAGATGGAAGATTTGTCGCAATAAAACGTGCGACAAAAGGGACATCGGATGAGATGACAGCTGCCTTCCTGAGTGAGCTTGGCATTATAGCGCATGTAAACCATCCGAACACTGCTACATTGATTGGGTGTGGCGTAGAAGGAGGAATGCACCTTGTTTTTCAGTTATCTCCATTCGGCAGTTTGGCATCGGTTCTTCATG GATCAAAAGGAATACTAGATTGGAGTAAAAGATATAAGATTGCTTTGGGTACGGCCGATGGCCTCACATATCTTCACGAGAGTTGCGAAAGGCGTATTATTCATCGAGATATCAAGGCTGAAAACATTCTGCTTACCGAGAATTTTGAGCCTCAG ATTTGCGATTTCGGCCTTGCAAAGTGGCTACCAAAACAGTGGACTCACCACAATGTATCGAAATTTGAAGGCACCTTTGG CTACTTGGCTCCTGAATACTTCATGCATGGCTTAGTTAATGAGAAAACCGATGTATATGCATTTGGAGTTCTACTTTTGGAGCTCATTGCAGGACGGAGAGTTTTAGATGATCAACAACAAAGCATCGTAATATGG GCAAAGCCTCTGCTTGATAAGAATGATATTAAAGGGCTCATTGATCCTTCCCTAGGTGATGATTATGATCCAAAGGAAGCGAATCGCATGGTTTCGACTGCCTCTTTGTGCATCGAGCACTCTCCTATTCTTCGTCCTCAAATGAGTCAG GTCACAGTACGACTGAGGTGTGATGGACATCTTGCAAACTGTTGTAAAAAATCCTGGAATCGATCAATCCGAAGAACATACTCGAACGAACTCCTCGATGCACAAGAATACAACTCAACAAAGCATCTAAACAGCATTGATAGGCTTCGGGAAATTGATTAA
- the LOC108470927 gene encoding receptor-like cytosolic serine/threonine-protein kinase RBK2 isoform X2 — protein MSSFWYLSNGCSDSIGSGDRPEQNFEDMVVQARHRRQEAMVSSYGSAHELRGPNIEKEKQDRSSPKGVIEACFEGSESNKNSPDNSPHAVVSCTGSVALSNWKKLFQLWKRRSKKHFASIPILSASKRSRKSSKRVEEDPMMQELYNYKSSLQNFSLPELRAATDNFNRENIIGMGGYSIVYKGCLKDGRFVAIKRATKGTSDEMTAAFLSELGIIAHVNHPNTATLIGCGVEGGMHLVFQLSPFGSLASVLHGSKGILDWSKRYKIALGTADGLTYLHESCERRIIHRDIKAENILLTENFEPQICDFGLAKWLPKQWTHHNVSKFEGTFGYLAPEYFMHGLVNEKTDVYAFGVLLLELIAGRRVLDDQQQSIVIWAKPLLDKNDIKGLIDPSLGDDYDPKEANRMVSTASLCIEHSPILRPQMSQVTVRLRCDGHLANCCKKSWNRSIRRTYSNELLDAQEYNSTKHLNSIDRLREID, from the exons ATGAGCTCTTTTTGGTATTTGTCTAATGGTTG TTCGGACTCCATCGGTTCAGGCGATAGGCCGGAGCAGAACTTCGAAGATATGGTTGTTCAAGCAAGACATAGAAGACAAGAGGCTATGGTTTCTTCATATGGATCCGCCCATG AATTACGGGGCCCCAACATCGAAAAGGAGAAACAAGATAGATCGTCTCCAAAAGGAGTTATAGAAGCATGCTTTGAAGGCTCGGAATCCAACAAAAATTCACCTGATAATAGCCCGCACGCAGTAGTTAGTTGCACAGGTTCGGTAGCACTTTCTAACTGGAAAAAACTCTTCCAATTATGGAAAAGAAGATCGAAAAAGCACTTCGCTTCGATCCCCATTCTCTCTGCATCGAAGCGATCAAGAAAGAGCAGCAAGAGGGTGGAAGAGGATCCTATGATGCAAGAATTGTACAACTACAAGTCTTCTTTACAAAACTTTAGCCTACCCGAGCTCCGAGCTGCAACTGACAACTTTAACCGCG AAAACATAATTGGAATGGGTGGTTACTCAATAGTCTACAAGGGTTGTTTGAAAGATGGAAGATTTGTCGCAATAAAACGTGCGACAAAAGGGACATCGGATGAGATGACAGCTGCCTTCCTGAGTGAGCTTGGCATTATAGCGCATGTAAACCATCCGAACACTGCTACATTGATTGGGTGTGGCGTAGAAGGAGGAATGCACCTTGTTTTTCAGTTATCTCCATTCGGCAGTTTGGCATCGGTTCTTCATG GATCAAAAGGAATACTAGATTGGAGTAAAAGATATAAGATTGCTTTGGGTACGGCCGATGGCCTCACATATCTTCACGAGAGTTGCGAAAGGCGTATTATTCATCGAGATATCAAGGCTGAAAACATTCTGCTTACCGAGAATTTTGAGCCTCAG ATTTGCGATTTCGGCCTTGCAAAGTGGCTACCAAAACAGTGGACTCACCACAATGTATCGAAATTTGAAGGCACCTTTGG CTACTTGGCTCCTGAATACTTCATGCATGGCTTAGTTAATGAGAAAACCGATGTATATGCATTTGGAGTTCTACTTTTGGAGCTCATTGCAGGACGGAGAGTTTTAGATGATCAACAACAAAGCATCGTAATATGG GCAAAGCCTCTGCTTGATAAGAATGATATTAAAGGGCTCATTGATCCTTCCCTAGGTGATGATTATGATCCAAAGGAAGCGAATCGCATGGTTTCGACTGCCTCTTTGTGCATCGAGCACTCTCCTATTCTTCGTCCTCAAATGAGTCAG GTCACAGTACGACTGAGGTGTGATGGACATCTTGCAAACTGTTGTAAAAAATCCTGGAATCGATCAATCCGAAGAACATACTCGAACGAACTCCTCGATGCACAAGAATACAACTCAACAAAGCATCTAAACAGCATTGATAGGCTTCGGGAAATTGATTAA